A DNA window from Paenibacillus andongensis contains the following coding sequences:
- a CDS encoding nucleoside recognition domain-containing protein translates to MQPKNVRSNSKLTTLVLGSLAALVVVSIILFPDKAFQSSLEGLTIWWKLVFPALMPFLIMTELLIGFGVIQGIGILLEPLMRNVFRLPGVSGWALASGLIVGFPTGAKITATLREKKLISQTETERLTALSHLCSPLFLIMVVGVGFLHSARLGFILAVVHYSSAILTGILMRKSKKTEQPISDSHEFQIATLRPNHQASSSIWKLAISTMRQAYLHDGRPFGKLLGDSVTSSVQTLMLIGGYMMIFSVLINVVNITHLTDVFRPVTHYLLGFMNVHIDTTPQWLKGILEIHLGAYAFSQAQGLSLLPQMALLSAFLGWGGLSAHAQVAGFHQKTDARYLFFFQFRVLHAVLASVFTVLFWKPLQLLLLDSEPSFLWLDKAKSEYPTVAFPLNGESAWGLLGPMLIQFLLLFTLMMFISTVLRTFKKKTIDS, encoded by the coding sequence ATGCAGCCTAAGAATGTAAGATCCAACTCCAAACTCACAACGCTGGTACTGGGGTCTTTGGCTGCCCTTGTAGTCGTGTCTATCATTTTATTCCCGGACAAAGCATTTCAGTCTTCGCTCGAGGGACTTACAATTTGGTGGAAGCTTGTCTTCCCAGCACTGATGCCTTTTCTCATTATGACCGAGCTGTTAATCGGTTTTGGCGTTATTCAAGGGATAGGCATTCTTCTGGAGCCGCTGATGAGAAATGTATTCCGTCTTCCCGGTGTAAGTGGATGGGCGCTAGCCTCTGGCCTTATAGTAGGATTTCCTACTGGAGCCAAAATTACAGCTACTCTGAGGGAAAAAAAACTCATCTCCCAAACAGAAACAGAACGTTTAACGGCACTGTCCCATTTGTGCAGCCCCTTATTCCTGATTATGGTTGTAGGTGTCGGCTTTCTGCACAGCGCTAGGCTGGGCTTCATACTTGCAGTAGTCCATTATAGCTCGGCTATTTTAACAGGAATTTTGATGAGAAAATCAAAAAAAACAGAGCAGCCCATATCTGACTCTCATGAATTCCAAATAGCCACTTTACGGCCTAATCATCAAGCATCCAGTTCCATCTGGAAACTCGCCATATCAACGATGCGCCAAGCTTATTTACACGACGGACGTCCTTTCGGTAAGCTGCTTGGGGATTCGGTAACCTCTTCCGTGCAAACCTTAATGCTAATTGGCGGTTATATGATGATTTTTTCCGTACTGATTAATGTAGTTAACATAACTCATCTGACGGATGTCTTTCGACCCGTCACACACTATTTACTTGGTTTTATGAATGTCCATATCGATACCACACCTCAGTGGCTCAAGGGGATTCTGGAAATTCATCTGGGCGCCTATGCATTTAGCCAAGCACAAGGCCTCTCCTTACTTCCGCAAATGGCGCTTCTAAGCGCTTTTCTTGGCTGGGGAGGCTTGTCTGCTCACGCGCAAGTTGCTGGCTTTCATCAAAAAACAGATGCTCGTTACCTATTCTTCTTCCAGTTCCGTGTTCTGCACGCTGTACTCGCTTCAGTCTTTACCGTTCTGTTTTGGAAGCCTCTGCAGCTGCTCTTGCTGGATTCTGAGCCCAGTTTTCTTTGGTTAGACAAAGCCAAAAGCGAATATCCTACGGTTGCCTTTCCATTGAACGGCGAATCGGCATGGGGCCTGTTGGGACCTATGCTGATTCAGTTCCTTCTATTATTCACTTTGATGATGTTTATTTCAACGGTTCTGAGAACTTTCAAAAAGAAAACGATTGATTCATAA
- a CDS encoding SepM family pheromone-processing serine protease, translating into MENEEENTIRTWSNDSYQYPRRSATRRYLISALVGVVIVYLLFFVRLPFFIFMPGTAEEIKPMVTIPKGTGDEKGTLMLTTVRVADANMVNYLIGLVHPYEEIQPKTSVLRKGESEQEYSQRQEYVMLTSQASAIQAAYKQAKIPFHINHEGVMVLQTLPGLSGEKALKPGDVLLKAGDKEVKVAQDLLDSLKGKKAGDTISITYSRKKVEQQATLTLGALPKQEGEQGESRAGIGVVPADMQAVKADQEDQQVSIKAGEIGGPSAGLMFSLEIYNQLVADDITKGYRIAGTGTIESDGTVGPIGGIQHKIIAADREKADYFFAPKDMTYKDGTKVENYTTAVERANQIKTKMKIVEIGTMEDALKFLAALPPK; encoded by the coding sequence ATGGAGAACGAAGAAGAGAATACGATTCGAACATGGTCGAATGATTCATATCAATATCCGAGAAGATCGGCGACTAGGCGTTATTTAATATCCGCATTAGTCGGAGTTGTCATTGTTTATTTGTTATTTTTTGTGAGACTTCCATTTTTTATATTCATGCCAGGGACAGCGGAAGAAATTAAACCGATGGTGACGATCCCCAAAGGCACTGGTGACGAAAAGGGAACGCTGATGCTAACCACAGTGCGAGTTGCCGATGCCAACATGGTCAATTATTTAATCGGTCTCGTACATCCTTATGAAGAGATTCAGCCCAAAACGAGTGTTTTACGTAAGGGTGAATCGGAGCAAGAATATTCACAGCGTCAAGAGTATGTTATGTTGACATCTCAAGCGAGTGCTATTCAAGCGGCATATAAGCAAGCGAAAATACCTTTTCATATCAATCATGAAGGGGTTATGGTGCTCCAGACGCTGCCTGGCCTATCTGGAGAAAAGGCTCTCAAACCGGGAGATGTGCTTCTAAAAGCTGGAGATAAAGAAGTGAAGGTCGCTCAAGATTTACTAGACTCACTTAAAGGTAAAAAGGCTGGGGATACAATATCAATCACGTATTCTAGGAAAAAAGTCGAACAGCAAGCTACGTTGACCCTTGGTGCGCTTCCTAAGCAGGAGGGCGAGCAGGGCGAGTCGCGGGCCGGCATTGGGGTTGTACCAGCGGATATGCAGGCTGTAAAGGCAGACCAAGAGGACCAACAAGTATCTATTAAGGCTGGTGAGATTGGCGGTCCCTCTGCTGGACTAATGTTCTCCTTAGAGATATACAATCAACTCGTGGCAGATGATATTACCAAAGGTTATCGCATTGCAGGAACAGGGACGATTGAAAGCGACGGCACTGTAGGTCCAATTGGCGGTATTCAGCATAAGATCATTGCCGCGGATCGGGAAAAGGCCGATTATTTCTTTGCACCCAAAGATATGACTTATAAAGATGGTACCAAAGTTGAGAATTACACAACGGCTGTCGAGAGAGCCAATCAAATTAAGACCAAAATGAAAATTGTCGAAATCGGCACCATGGAAGATGCGCTCAAATTTCTAGCAGCATTGCCTCCGAAATAA
- a CDS encoding YceD family protein, protein MQIRFMELSLKGQVHMTEELTLTEPFEGRQDILGHGPVHVDLQAVYEDGAVKVNGTLTLDLELSCSRCLSHTNQTIELPFEEVFMQKPEEEDPDLDEDIHLVVGDKVDLEPYVVENVVVGLPYIPLCDEACKGLCPVCGENRNQRDCGCKQEKIDPRLAGLADFFNKE, encoded by the coding sequence ATGCAAATTCGTTTTATGGAGCTATCTCTTAAAGGACAGGTTCATATGACCGAAGAATTAACATTGACCGAACCTTTTGAAGGACGTCAAGATATCCTTGGTCATGGTCCCGTACACGTCGATCTTCAAGCCGTGTATGAAGATGGAGCAGTAAAAGTTAACGGTACGTTAACGCTAGACTTGGAGTTAAGCTGTTCACGATGCTTATCGCACACTAACCAAACAATCGAACTTCCTTTTGAGGAAGTCTTTATGCAAAAACCAGAAGAAGAAGATCCGGATTTAGACGAGGATATTCATTTGGTGGTAGGAGATAAAGTCGATTTGGAGCCTTACGTTGTAGAAAATGTAGTGGTCGGTTTACCGTACATACCACTTTGTGACGAAGCGTGCAAAGGTCTCTGTCCCGTGTGCGGAGAGAATCGCAATCAACGTGATTGCGGCTGTAAGCAGGAGAAGATTGATCCTAGGCTTGCAGGTCTCGCGGACTTTTTTAACAAAGAATAA
- the rpmF gene encoding 50S ribosomal protein L32, translating to MAVPQRRTSKTRRDKRRTHFKLEVPGMVKCEQCGELKLAHRVCKSCGTYKGREIVKA from the coding sequence ATGGCAGTACCTCAAAGAAGAACGTCCAAAACTCGTCGCGACAAGCGCCGTACTCACTTTAAATTGGAAGTTCCAGGCATGGTGAAATGTGAACAATGTGGAGAACTGAAGCTAGCACACCGCGTGTGCAAGTCTTGCGGAACTTACAAAGGTAGAGAGATCGTAAAAGCATAA
- the fapR gene encoding transcription factor FapR: MVLAIERLPKRQRQQQLLQAIEANPFMTDEELMRTFQVSIQTVRLDRLELGIPELRERMKHMAVKTYDHVRSLPIDEIIGEVIDLQLDQSGISIFEIKEEHVFSRTKIARGHHIFSQANSLAVAVIDDPIALTASADIRFIRSVKLGEKCIAKAYVRSVSKGKARVEVFSYVGDETVFRGNFVIFHSKKEQHLDREDKLHANRD; the protein is encoded by the coding sequence GTGGTGCTCGCCATCGAACGCCTTCCTAAACGACAAAGGCAGCAGCAATTGCTTCAAGCCATTGAAGCTAATCCTTTTATGACAGACGAGGAACTGATGCGAACGTTTCAGGTCAGTATCCAAACCGTTCGCTTGGATCGGTTGGAACTCGGCATTCCTGAGCTGCGGGAACGAATGAAGCATATGGCGGTCAAAACGTATGATCATGTACGCTCACTGCCAATTGATGAAATTATTGGAGAAGTGATTGATTTACAGCTCGATCAAAGCGGTATCTCGATTTTTGAAATTAAAGAAGAACATGTTTTCTCAAGAACCAAAATTGCAAGAGGACATCATATTTTCTCGCAAGCGAACTCCCTGGCGGTTGCCGTCATCGACGATCCCATAGCTTTAACAGCTTCTGCAGACATCCGTTTTATTCGTTCTGTAAAGCTCGGAGAGAAATGTATCGCCAAAGCTTATGTGCGTTCCGTTTCCAAAGGGAAAGCAAGAGTCGAGGTGTTTTCATATGTTGGCGATGAAACGGTTTTTCGAGGCAACTTTGTGATCTTTCATTCGAAGAAAGAGCAACATCTAGATAGGGAGGACAAGCTGCATGCGAATCGCGATTGA